The following proteins come from a genomic window of Tepidiforma thermophila:
- a CDS encoding amidohydrolase family protein, with amino-acid sequence MAPRIDAHTHLFPPAQAARREALADADPTFAEMYRDPRAKLADAPALRAAMARAGIDRAVIAGFAFRDARCLAEQAEYLLAAAAEAPGVLAPLPCLNLALPGWEADAARWLERGARGFGELRPHNQGWDPLGPDALRLAHLAAETGAVLLWHVSEPVGHAYPGKRGGISPAELCELAARVPGARMVAAHLGGGLPFYLQMPEVRQAIGNIYFDTAAASLLYDEGTVARVVALAGPGRVLFGSDFPLLAPRRQLERIIAELPPDAVAGVCGGNAASLFFGLPHP; translated from the coding sequence GTGGCGCCCCGCATCGATGCCCATACCCACCTTTTCCCCCCGGCACAGGCCGCCCGCCGCGAGGCCCTGGCCGATGCCGACCCCACTTTCGCCGAGATGTACCGCGACCCCCGCGCCAAGCTCGCCGATGCCCCGGCCCTCCGCGCCGCCATGGCCCGCGCCGGCATCGACCGCGCCGTCATCGCCGGGTTCGCCTTCCGCGATGCCCGCTGCCTCGCCGAGCAGGCCGAGTATCTGCTCGCCGCCGCCGCAGAGGCGCCCGGCGTCCTCGCCCCCCTCCCCTGTCTCAACCTCGCCCTCCCCGGCTGGGAGGCCGACGCCGCCCGCTGGCTCGAACGCGGCGCGCGCGGCTTCGGCGAACTCCGCCCCCACAACCAGGGCTGGGACCCCCTCGGCCCCGACGCCCTCCGCCTTGCGCACCTCGCCGCCGAGACCGGCGCCGTCCTCCTTTGGCACGTCTCCGAACCGGTCGGCCACGCCTACCCGGGCAAACGCGGCGGCATCTCCCCCGCCGAACTGTGCGAACTTGCCGCCCGCGTCCCCGGTGCCCGCATGGTCGCTGCCCACCTGGGCGGCGGCCTCCCCTTCTACCTGCAGATGCCCGAGGTTCGGCAGGCTATCGGAAATATCTATTTCGATACCGCCGCCGCATCATTGTTGTATGATGAAGGTACTGTCGCGCGCGTCGTTGCCCTCGCCGGCCCGGGGCGCGTGCTCTTCGGCTCCGATTTCCCGTTGCTCGCCCCGCGGCGCCAGCTCGAACGCATCATCGCGGAACTCCCGCCCGATGCCGTTGCCGGGGTCTGCGGCGGGAATGCCGCATCTCTTTTCTTTGGATTGCCGCACCCATGA